The genomic stretch GGCCGGCTTCACGTTCGCGCGCGAGCACGGCTACGACGTCATGGCCCAGGTCGACGGCGACGGCCAGCACGACCCGGCCGAGCTGAGCAAGCTCGTCGACTACATGCGCACGCACCCGGAGCTCGACGTCGTCTGCGGCTCGCGCTTCCTGCTCAGCGGCGGCGACCACCGCTACCCCGCCCCGATCAGCCGGCGCACCGGCATCCACATCTTCGCGTTCCTGCTGTCACGCTTCGTGCGTCAGCCGATCAGCGACCCCACGTCCGGCTTCCGCATCTACAACCGCCGAGCGATCCGGCTGTTCGCCACCGACTACCCGCACGACTACCCCGAGGTCGAGGCGATCCTGATGCTCCACCACCACCGCCTGCGCATGGAGGAGATCCCGGTGCGGATGTACGCGCGCGGCGGGGGCGTGTCGTCGATCTCGTCGGGCAAGTCGGCGTACTACATGGTCAAGGTCCTGCTCGCCCTCTTCGTCGGCCTGTTCCGGCGCCGCCCCCTGCCCGAGCCGGGGGGCAGCGCACCGGTCGCGGCGGAGACGGGGTTCTAGCTCGCATGGACCATCGCATCCAGCTAGTCTCGATCGTCGGCGCCGCGGGGCTGTTGCTGTTCGTGCTCGAGATGGTGCGCCGGCGCCGGCTGCTCGAGCGCTACGCCCTGCTCTGGCTGTTCAGCGCGATCGTGCTGCTCGGCCTGGCGGTCTGGCGCGACGGGCTCGCGCGGCTGGCCAGCGCGGTCGGCATCGCCTACCCGCCCAACGCCCTGTTCTTCGTGGCGTTCGCGTTCGTCCTCCTGCTCCTGCTGCACTTC from Capillimicrobium parvum encodes the following:
- a CDS encoding glycosyltransferase family 2 protein, which translates into the protein MRPDLRHVAVVPAYNEAATVGDVVRRIHADAPEWDVVVVDDGSTDSTADIAKAAGARVLRLPFNLGIGGAVQAGFTFAREHGYDVMAQVDGDGQHDPAELSKLVDYMRTHPELDVVCGSRFLLSGGDHRYPAPISRRTGIHIFAFLLSRFVRQPISDPTSGFRIYNRRAIRLFATDYPHDYPEVEAILMLHHHRLRMEEIPVRMYARGGGVSSISSGKSAYYMVKVLLALFVGLFRRRPLPEPGGSAPVAAETGF
- a CDS encoding DUF2304 domain-containing protein translates to MDHRIQLVSIVGAAGLLLFVLEMVRRRRLLERYALLWLFSAIVLLGLAVWRDGLARLASAVGIAYPPNALFFVAFAFVLLLLLHFSAAVSRLADQTKVLAQRLALLEERLEEAETREDGATIGAAPRAAAAAQRLDDDVIEPVGAPRARRR